Proteins found in one Siniperca chuatsi isolate FFG_IHB_CAS linkage group LG22, ASM2008510v1, whole genome shotgun sequence genomic segment:
- the LOC122869730 gene encoding autotransporter adhesin BpaC-like, whose protein sequence is MDNRLILTVLFVTLSWIYVGTYAQNNMMNATNPENNMTTAGGSNATAAGSNATAAGNNATAAGSNATAAGNNATAAGSNATAAGNNATAAGSNATAAGNNATAAGSNATAAGSNATAAGSNATAAGSNATAAGSNATAAGNNATAAGNNATAAPPLTPNTTVEALQTPLSRAECGTKQLCAAAPSNCDPSSGSCFFLAAKQLSGQNFEFGLSGQSQGYIAATLSPDSTLGGNDTTYVCANNNGVVKFFSTVLNNGKLIKRVLNVNSVKGKVNGNVIQCTFAATVPTPATRASTLSLAISTGAFNSSSEDLGDPITQLRSPPVDLGNPNTTVTNEINPNTSAPNVTTATNNTAVGNNTTAAPPLTPNTTVEALQTPLSRAECGTKQLCAAEPSNCNPSSGSCFFLAARQLSGQNFEFGLSGQSQGYIAATLSPDSTLGGNDTTYVCANNNGVVKFFSTVLNNGKLIKRVLNVNSVKGRVNGTTIQCTFAATVPTPATRTTNLVLAISTGAFNSTSEDLGEPFTRLRSPLIDLANPNTTVTNEITTPNHAIALQQSLTQALLITVGVLGLAML, encoded by the exons ATGGACAACAGACTGATCCTCACCGTCCTGTTTGTGACGCTGTCCTGGATATATGTGGGCACCTATGCTCAAAATAACATGATGAATGCAACAAACCCAGAGAACAACATGACAACAGCAGGGGGAAGCAACGCAACAGCAGCGGGAAGCAACGCAACAGCAGCGGGAAACAACGCAACAGCAGCGGGAAGCAACGCAACAGCAGCGGGAAACAACGCAACAGCAGCGGGAAGCAACGCAACAGCAGCGGGAAACAACGCAACAGCAGCGGGAAGCAACGCAACAGCAGCGGGAAACAACGCAACAGCAGCGGGAAGCAACGCAACAGCAGCGGGAAGCAACGCAACAGCAGCGGGAAGCAACGCAACAGCAGCGGGAAGCAACGCAACAGCAGCGGGAAGCAACGCAACAGCAGCGGGAAACAACGCAACAGCAGCGGGAAACAACGCAACAGCAGCTCCCCCACTGACGCCCAACACCACAGTGGAGGCTCTTCAG ACACCTCTTTCTAGGGCAGAATGTGGGACCAAACAGCTCTGTGCGGCTGCGCCATCTAACTGCGACCCCTCCAGTGGATCATGTTTCTTTCTTGCTGCCAAGCAGCTAAGCGGTCAAAACTTTGAGTTTGGGCTCTCAGGACAGTCACAAGGCTACATCGCTGCCACCCTGTCACCTGACAGCACACTG GGAGGAAATGACACAACATACGTCTGTGCAAACAACAACGGTGTTGTTAAATTCTTCAGCACTGTCCTCAACAATGGCAAGCTGATTAAGCGAGTG CTGAACGTGAACTCTGTGAAGGGCAAGGTCAATGGAAATGTAATCCAGTGTACATTTGCTGCCACTGTGCCAACCCCAGCTACTAGAGCATCAACTCTCTCGCTCGCAATCTCCACTGGAGCTTTCAACAGCT CTTCTGAGGATCTGGGAGACCCCATCACCCAATTGAGGAGCCCTCCTGTAGACCTGGGAAATCCTAACACCACTGTCACCAATGAGATTAACCCCAACACAAGTGCACCAAATGTGACAACGGCAACAAACAACACAGCAGTGggaaacaacacaacagcagctcCCCCACTGACGCCCAACACCACAGTGGAGGCTCTTCAG ACACCTCTTTCTAGGGCAGAATGTGGGACCAAACAGCTCTGTGCGGCTGAGCCCTCTAACTGCAACCCCTCCAGTGGATCATGTTTCTTTCTTGCTGCCAGGCAGCTAAGCGGTCAAAACTTTGAGTTTGGGCTCTCAGGACAGTCACAAGGCTACATCGCTGCCACCCTGTCACCTGACAGCACACTG GGAGGAAATGACACAACATACGTCTGTGCAAACAACAACGGTGTTGTTAAATTCTTCAGCACTGTCCTCAACAATGGCAAGCTGATTAAGCGAGTG CTGAACGTGAACTCTGTGAAGGGCAGGGTCAATGGAACCACAATCCAGTGTACATTTGCTGCCACTGTGCCAACCCCAGCTACTAGAACAACTAATTTGGTGCTCGCAATCTCCACTGGAGCATTCAACAGCA CTTCTGAGGATCTGGGAGAACCCTTCACCCGATTGAGGAGCCCTCTCATAGACCTGGCAAATCCTAACACCACTGTCACCAATGAGATTACGACCCCTAATCACGCCATTGCACTCCAGCAATCTCTGACGCAAG CTCTGCTGATCACTGTGGGTGTGCTAGGTCTGGCCATGCTATAA
- the LOC122869731 gene encoding uncharacterized protein LOC122869731 yields MNGSQCIWILNGILLMLTSVALAGNLLQNVALNQNAIQSSQNGSAAAGRAIDGNRDPSFKSGSCSLTNEESDPWWRVDLQNVYKITAVMITNRDEQENWLNGAEIWIGNSMETNTKNIRCAVISHIPSGRTLYFSCGATEGRYVTVLLPGSHKVLSLCEVEVFPVNYAHPLANVALKGDATQSSTLSFAAASKAIDGRRNSYYSRGFCSHTAEDETNPWWRVDLRWTYIVTSVKVTNRGDCCAERLDGAEIRIGNSQENNGNNNPRCASISHIRAGKTYTYHCDGGSMEGRFVNVIIPGKSKTLTLCEVEVYAAPAVEPLPNVALNRPTAQSSILPFSNSKASNPVSGCRSGLFKCCSHTIMQSNPWWRVDLLAVHKVRAVTIVNRKDCCSERLLGAQILIGNSQQHDDNKNLRCGIISSEMGTSVHTFQCADMEGRYVIVIIPGLFKILTLCEVEVYASMTVPDVVTSPPPTAPPPPTVSMQLSGRNVTMVGERLCWSDALFYCRRHHWDLLSLRSQEEQSEVEQLLSRSPFPLTDFVWLGLRRDIMRDRWFWMSGDSMKFTKWPRDLAPHRYSNPCGGMARGKRFLWEHQPCAKLLNFICLSGAEDRVQRVYFYSTREVLSED; encoded by the exons ATGAATGGGAGTCAATGCATATGGATCCTCAATG GCATTTTGCTCATGCTGACATCTGTGGCGCTGGCAG GTAATCTTCTCCAAAATGTGGCACTGAATCAAAACGCTATCCAGTCTTCACAAAAcggctcagctgctgctggcagGGCAATTGATGGGAACAGAGACCCGAGTTTTAAAAGTGGATCCTGTTCCCTCACCAATGAAGAGTCTGATCCCTGGTGGAGGGTAGACCTGCAGAATGTGTACAAAATCACTGCTGTAATGATAACCAACAGAGATGAACAGGAAAACTGGCTGAATGGTGCTGAAATCTGGATTGGAAACTCAATGGAGACCAACACTAAAAACATCAG GTGTGCAGTAATCTCTCACATTCCGAGTGGACGCACGTTATACTTTTCATGTGGCGCTACAGAGGGACGCTACGTCACTGTGCTTCTCCCGGGAAGCCACAAGGTTCTAAGTCTCTGCGAAGTTGAGGTGTTCCCTGTAAACTATG CACATCCTTTAGCCAATGTGGCACTGAAAGGAGATGCCACCCAGTCATCAACGCTTTCTTTCGCTGCTGCCTCCAAAGCCATCGATGGGAGACGGAACTCATATTACAGCCGTGGGTTCTGTAGTCACACTGCCGAGGACGAGACCAACCCCTGGTGGAGGGTGGACCTACGATGGACATATATAGTCACATCTGTCAAAGTCACCAATAGAGGAGACTGTTGTGCTGAGAGACTGGATGGAGCTGAGATCCGAATTGGGAACTCACAGGAGAACAACGGAAACAACAACCCCAG ATGTGCTTCCATCTCCCACATCAGAGCGGGTAAAACCTACACATACCACTGTGATGGAGGCAGCATGGAGGGTCGCTTTGTGAATGTGATTATCCCTGGAAAGAGCAAGACTCTCACTCTCTGCGAAGTGGAGGTGTATGCTGCCCCAGCAG tgGAACCTCTGCCAAACGTGGCCTTAAACAGACCAACAGCACAGTCATCGATTTTGCCGTTTTCTAATTCGAAAGCCTCTAATCCTGTCAGTGGGTGTAGAAGTGGATTATTTAAATGCTGTTCCCATACTATCATGCAGTCCAATCCCTGGTGGAGAGTAGACTTGTTAGCTGTGCACAAGGTTCGTGCTGTCACCATTGTCAACAGAAAAGACTGTTGTTCTGAAAGGCTACTGGGTGCACAGATCCTGATTGGGAACTCACAGCAGCACGATGACAACAAAAACCTCAG aTGTGGTATTATCTCATCGGAAATGGGTACATCAGTACACACCTTCCAGTGTGCAGACATGGAAGGTCGCTACGTCATTGTAATCATTCCAGGACTTTTTAAGATTTTGACACTGTGTGAAGTGGAGGTGTATGCTTCTATGACTG TGCCAGACGTTGTCacttctcctcctcctactgctcctcctcctcccactgtGAGCATGCAGCTGAGTGGCAGGAATGTGACGATGGTGGGAGAGAGGCTTTGCTGGTCTGATGCTCTGTTCTACTGTAGACGTCACCACTGGGACCTGCTTAGCCTTCGCAGCCAGGAAGAGCAGAGTGAGGTGGAGCAGCTGTTGAGCCGCAGTCCTTTCCCCCTCACAGACTTTGTCTGGCTGGGACTGCGCAG AGACATCATGCGCGACAGGTGGTTCTGGATGTCTGGTGATTCTATGAAATTCACCAAATGGCCACGAGATTTGGCCCCTCACCGTTATTCTAACCCCTGTGGAGGCATGGCCAGAGGAAAGCGCTTCCTCTGGGAGCACCAGCCTTGTGCTAAGCTCCTCAACTTCATCTGCCTATCAG GTGCTGAGGACAGAGTCCAAAGAGTGTATTTCTACAGCACCCGCGAAGTCCTTAGTGAGGATTAA